In Dyadobacter sp. NIV53, a single window of DNA contains:
- a CDS encoding DNA-binding transcriptional regulator, which translates to MYKIILLLDFAEEYSKSLMKGINTYSKEVGPWIFCRMPLFHRETVGIDGILKWALEWGADGIIGQLYNDKDIEKVVQAGIPVIAQDFKERFAEIPNITGAYHETGQLGADYFLKKGFINFAFYGFSDIVWSRERSEGFEKRIESAGHKVHYFEHKKARSSELWYYKPSSLSRWLKSLPKPIGLMACDDNQGQHITEACRHVGIRIPEEVAVLGVDNDVMICDLSDPPLSSIALDVEKGGYDAARLLEHLIIHGITDYHDIVVKPMQVITRHSTDIYATNDDHIASSLKFIHQNIDKNLHVDEVVKQVPLSRRALEKRFLEITGYPVYKYIFNLRIEKFTQKLLDTDMSVFEIALDMGLTDSKNIARQFRQVKGCSPSVYRNKYLAGK; encoded by the coding sequence ATGTACAAAATTATCCTGCTTCTTGACTTTGCCGAGGAATACAGTAAAAGCCTGATGAAAGGGATCAATACGTATTCAAAAGAAGTAGGCCCTTGGATATTCTGCCGTATGCCGCTGTTTCACAGAGAGACTGTGGGAATTGATGGAATTTTGAAATGGGCTTTGGAGTGGGGTGCCGACGGTATTATCGGACAGCTTTACAATGATAAGGATATTGAAAAGGTGGTTCAGGCAGGTATTCCTGTCATTGCCCAGGATTTTAAGGAACGGTTCGCCGAAATACCCAATATCACAGGAGCTTACCACGAAACAGGACAGCTTGGTGCAGATTATTTCCTGAAAAAAGGGTTCATTAATTTTGCATTTTATGGATTCAGTGATATTGTCTGGTCTCGTGAAAGGTCGGAAGGTTTTGAGAAAAGAATAGAAAGCGCCGGGCATAAAGTGCATTATTTTGAACATAAAAAAGCGAGGTCCAGCGAGTTATGGTATTACAAACCGAGTTCTTTGAGTCGCTGGCTGAAATCTCTTCCCAAGCCGATCGGGCTAATGGCATGTGATGATAATCAGGGGCAGCATATTACTGAGGCATGCCGTCATGTAGGTATAAGAATTCCTGAAGAAGTGGCTGTTTTGGGTGTCGATAATGATGTGATGATCTGTGATTTGTCCGATCCTCCACTTTCCAGTATTGCACTGGATGTAGAAAAAGGAGGTTATGATGCTGCCCGGCTTCTAGAGCACCTGATTATTCATGGTATTACGGACTATCATGATATTGTAGTGAAACCTATGCAGGTCATTACGCGTCATTCAACAGACATTTATGCTACAAATGACGATCACATTGCATCCTCACTGAAATTTATACACCAGAATATAGACAAAAATCTGCATGTAGATGAGGTGGTAAAACAGGTCCCATTATCGCGCAGGGCATTAGAAAAGCGGTTTCTGGAAATTACGGGTTATCCTGTTTACAAGTATATTTTTAACCTGCGTATTGAAAAATTTACTCAGAAACTACTGGATACCGATATGTCTGTTTTTGAAATAGCGCTGGATATGGGTCTGACGGATAGTAAAAATATTGCCAGGCAATTTCGGCAGGTAAAAGGATGCAGCCCAAGTGTTTACCGGAATAAATATCTGGCTGGGAAGTAG
- a CDS encoding M13 family metallopeptidase, with translation MRLASLSYSILALSLMIAGCKKEKEEASVEKVPGFSTSSLDSTVKACDDFDSYVNGGWKKLNPIPGTESRWSAFGILDKENKEVRLKGIIQEITNLKDRKNGSEAQQIADYYQSFLDTTTIEKRGLEPLKPYLDKIESVKSLKDLASVSGELQKTGVSTVLGFGVDGDSKNSKMNVLYEGQDGLSLGEKSYYERTDSSTVNVRREFVKHVDTMFGFASFKDTDPGKTILDFETKLAKLQLTNVQLRDPVKTYNKMTSKDFQALVPDFDLKAFADKQDIKTDTIIVQNIEYLKNLNTLLKATPIATLKLYTRWKLLSTFAGYLPKNFDQENFNFFSKVIKGTKQQRARTERAIRSTEGLLGMPLGKLFSAKYFPEEDKKKVSEMIENVRTVYGERIDKLTWMSDSTKVRAHKKLKAFTYKIGYPDKWKDYSSIDIKSDKLFENVVEASLFEHKDSVKKIGKPVDKQEWGMTPQTVNAYYNSSNNEVVFPAGILQPPFYNRDADDAINYGGIIAVIGHEFTHGFDDQGSQFDEEGNLKNWWTTSDRANFDKLTKKYIDYFSGIEALPGFKINGALTIGENVADLGGLTLAYYALEKSLKGKPEPALIDGFNWKQRFFLGWAQVWHMNTTNEALQNQVQTDPHSPAKFRINGPLPHLKEFQDAWNCGTGSKMVLPETSRVVIW, from the coding sequence ATGAGGTTAGCCAGTTTAAGTTATTCCATCCTTGCGTTGTCGCTGATGATTGCAGGATGTAAAAAAGAAAAAGAAGAAGCCTCGGTTGAAAAAGTACCCGGTTTCAGTACGAGTTCCCTTGATTCCACTGTTAAAGCTTGCGATGATTTTGACAGTTACGTGAACGGTGGCTGGAAAAAACTAAATCCCATTCCCGGAACAGAAAGCCGCTGGAGTGCTTTTGGGATTTTGGATAAAGAAAACAAAGAAGTCCGGCTGAAAGGTATTATCCAGGAAATTACAAATTTGAAAGACCGTAAAAATGGCAGCGAAGCACAGCAAATTGCCGATTATTACCAATCATTTCTGGACACCACAACTATTGAAAAACGTGGCCTGGAACCATTAAAACCTTATTTAGATAAAATAGAATCCGTTAAGTCATTAAAAGATCTGGCATCAGTTTCGGGAGAATTGCAAAAAACAGGTGTTTCTACAGTACTTGGTTTTGGAGTAGACGGTGATTCGAAGAACAGCAAGATGAATGTGCTTTATGAAGGTCAGGACGGATTGAGCCTGGGTGAAAAAAGCTACTATGAAAGAACCGATTCCAGTACTGTAAATGTGCGTAGGGAATTTGTAAAACATGTAGATACGATGTTCGGCTTTGCAAGTTTTAAAGATACTGATCCGGGGAAAACGATTCTGGATTTTGAAACAAAACTGGCCAAACTACAATTGACCAATGTACAACTGCGCGATCCTGTGAAGACGTACAATAAAATGACATCAAAAGATTTTCAGGCCCTGGTTCCGGATTTTGATTTAAAAGCTTTTGCAGATAAACAGGATATTAAAACAGATACCATTATTGTACAGAATATTGAGTACCTGAAAAACCTGAATACATTACTGAAAGCAACACCAATTGCTACTTTAAAATTATATACCCGCTGGAAGTTGCTTTCTACGTTTGCAGGTTATTTGCCTAAAAACTTTGATCAGGAGAATTTCAATTTTTTCAGCAAGGTGATCAAAGGGACTAAACAGCAAAGAGCACGTACTGAAAGGGCAATCAGGTCGACAGAAGGATTACTTGGAATGCCATTGGGAAAATTATTCTCTGCTAAATATTTCCCTGAAGAAGATAAAAAGAAAGTGTCAGAAATGATCGAAAATGTACGCACAGTGTATGGCGAAAGAATTGACAAACTGACCTGGATGAGCGATTCGACCAAAGTACGTGCGCATAAAAAACTAAAAGCTTTTACATACAAAATCGGCTATCCTGATAAATGGAAAGACTATTCTTCCATTGACATAAAAAGTGATAAACTATTTGAAAACGTAGTTGAAGCGTCCCTATTCGAACATAAAGACAGCGTTAAAAAAATAGGAAAACCGGTAGATAAGCAGGAATGGGGCATGACGCCACAAACGGTAAACGCTTATTATAACTCGTCAAATAACGAGGTTGTATTTCCGGCAGGAATTTTACAGCCCCCATTTTACAACCGTGATGCTGATGATGCTATAAATTATGGCGGCATTATCGCGGTAATTGGTCATGAATTTACGCATGGGTTTGATGACCAGGGTTCACAGTTTGATGAAGAAGGAAACCTGAAAAACTGGTGGACCACTTCTGACCGTGCAAATTTTGATAAACTAACCAAAAAATATATTGATTATTTCAGCGGCATTGAAGCACTGCCTGGTTTTAAAATTAATGGCGCATTAACAATCGGAGAAAATGTAGCCGATTTAGGTGGTTTAACATTGGCTTACTACGCTTTGGAAAAATCACTAAAAGGCAAGCCCGAACCTGCGTTGATTGATGGATTCAACTGGAAACAACGTTTCTTCCTGGGTTGGGCGCAGGTTTGGCACATGAATACGACCAACGAAGCTTTGCAGAACCAGGTACAAACAGATCCGCACTCACCAGCCAAATTCCGGATTAATGGCCCGCTGCCACATCTGAAAGAATTTCAGGATGCCTGGAATTGCGGCACAGGAAGTAAAATGGTGTTACCAGAAACTTCGAGAGTTGTTATTTGGTAA
- a CDS encoding M28 family metallopeptidase, giving the protein MKLKSMFVFLFSCNLILAGCSDKSGKQDNSLINGKEFSRHIAVLASDSLEGRKPFSDGEEKTTHYLSREFKKMGLLPGNGNSYFQKVPLVDIMSKPAGELVFKGKNNTISLNYLDDFVAATRRVQDQVKVSNSGMVFAGYGIVAPEYGWNDYDGLNVKGKTVVVLVNDPGFSDSTLFKGKTMTYYGRWTYKFEEAARQGATGVIIIHDTKPASYGWSIVRSGWSKSKLYLQAEDNNMSRAVMEGWITMESAKKLFQLAGVSDTLMRAAGKKGFKPVPLHVNASIELNNTIKKSESNNVLALLPGTERKDEYIIYSAHWDHFGKGEPINGDSIYNGAADNASGTAALLELAHAFTGLKTKPSRSILFLSVTAEEQGLLGSDYYATHPVYPVNKTVADINIDVLQPFGRMKDIIIVGKGQSELDEYADQVAAKQGRITRGEPDPSGGWYFRSDHFNFAKVGIPSMYIENGSVSVEHGEEWGEAQKKEYNDQRYHAPTDEYSSSWDLSGIVEDMQLLFDVGYRLSTESTFPGWKKGSEFKAIRDKSMGK; this is encoded by the coding sequence ATGAAATTGAAATCAATGTTTGTTTTTCTCTTCTCATGTAACCTGATTTTAGCAGGCTGTTCAGACAAATCCGGCAAACAGGACAACAGTCTGATAAACGGTAAAGAATTCAGCAGACATATAGCGGTACTTGCTTCTGATTCTCTGGAAGGTAGAAAACCATTTTCTGATGGCGAAGAAAAAACAACTCATTATCTGAGTAGAGAATTTAAAAAAATGGGACTGCTCCCAGGCAACGGGAACAGCTATTTTCAAAAAGTCCCATTGGTTGATATCATGTCAAAACCTGCCGGCGAATTAGTATTTAAAGGTAAAAACAATACAATTTCTCTAAATTATCTGGATGATTTTGTAGCAGCAACACGCCGAGTTCAGGATCAGGTAAAGGTGTCGAATTCCGGGATGGTATTTGCCGGTTATGGAATTGTCGCTCCTGAATATGGCTGGAATGATTACGATGGACTTAACGTAAAAGGCAAAACAGTGGTCGTTCTGGTAAATGATCCCGGCTTCTCGGACAGCACTTTATTCAAAGGGAAAACGATGACTTATTATGGCCGCTGGACATACAAATTTGAAGAAGCGGCACGGCAGGGTGCAACGGGCGTCATCATTATTCATGATACCAAACCTGCAAGTTATGGCTGGTCTATAGTACGAAGCGGCTGGTCAAAATCAAAGTTATATTTACAGGCAGAAGATAACAACATGTCGAGAGCAGTAATGGAAGGATGGATTACGATGGAATCCGCTAAAAAGTTGTTTCAGCTTGCCGGAGTTTCAGATACCTTGATGCGGGCAGCTGGGAAAAAAGGATTCAAACCAGTACCATTACATGTAAATGCTTCTATTGAACTCAATAATACGATCAAAAAATCGGAATCAAATAATGTTCTGGCCTTATTGCCGGGAACTGAAAGGAAGGATGAATATATCATTTATTCAGCGCATTGGGATCATTTTGGAAAAGGCGAACCTATAAATGGAGATTCCATTTATAACGGCGCCGCCGACAATGCTTCCGGGACTGCAGCGCTTTTGGAGCTGGCCCATGCTTTTACCGGACTTAAAACAAAACCTTCCCGCTCCATCTTGTTTTTGTCCGTTACCGCAGAAGAACAAGGTTTATTAGGTTCTGATTATTATGCAACACATCCTGTTTATCCGGTTAACAAAACGGTAGCAGACATCAATATAGACGTATTACAGCCATTTGGCAGGATGAAGGATATCATCATAGTAGGAAAGGGCCAGTCGGAACTTGATGAATATGCAGATCAGGTTGCAGCAAAACAGGGGCGTATTACACGCGGTGAACCGGATCCATCAGGGGGCTGGTACTTCCGTTCAGACCATTTCAATTTTGCAAAAGTCGGAATACCTTCTATGTATATTGAGAACGGTTCTGTTTCAGTGGAGCACGGGGAGGAGTGGGGCGAAGCACAGAAAAAAGAATATAATGACCAGCGATATCACGCTCCCACAGATGAATATTCGTCGTCCTGGGATCTGTCAGGTATTGTTGAGGATATGCAATTACTCTTTGATGTCGGTTACAGGCTAAGCACAGAATCTACTTTTCCAGGCTGGAAGAAAGGTTCAGAATTTAAAGCGATACGGGATAAATCAATGGGGAAATAG
- a CDS encoding oligopeptide:H+ symporter — MSQQVSQKHPPGLYVLFFTEMWERFSYYGMRAILLLFLLDKTKGGLGFEEGEGGAIYGLYTFSVYLLSLPGGWLADNILGQRKAIWLGGIVIMIGHIILAFPSTQFVFFSGLAMVALGTGLLKPNISSIVSELYPRRRCKKRCRFFDFLHGY, encoded by the coding sequence ATGTCACAACAAGTATCCCAAAAACACCCGCCTGGGCTTTACGTATTATTTTTCACAGAAATGTGGGAACGGTTCAGTTATTACGGCATGAGAGCCATTCTCCTTTTGTTCCTGCTAGATAAAACCAAAGGAGGGCTGGGTTTTGAAGAAGGAGAAGGAGGTGCAATTTATGGATTGTATACATTTTCAGTTTATCTCTTATCCTTGCCGGGTGGCTGGCTGGCCGACAATATCTTAGGACAGCGAAAGGCAATCTGGCTTGGTGGTATCGTCATCATGATCGGCCATATCATTTTAGCTTTCCCTTCTACTCAGTTTGTCTTTTTTAGCGGACTTGCCATGGTTGCTTTGGGGACAGGTTTATTAAAACCAAATATCAGCTCAATTGTAAGCGAACTGTATCCCAGAAGGCGGTGCAAGAAGAGATGCCGCTTTTTCGATTTTTTACATGGGTATTAA
- a CDS encoding YgcG family protein codes for MKKYLIFSLLLSLIFCRVLAQDIPAKPNPPRLVNDFAKQLNATEVEQLERKLVAYNDSTSSQIVVVVVPTTGDYPIADYALKLGREWGVGQKDKDNGIVILWASTDRKIYISVGYGMEGVVPDAIAKRIISQIITPDFKNGMFYRGLDRGVDEIFKYSTGEYKAEPSDDDGGDSIPPLFIFVIIFVVILFIIYRNRNNGGGGGRGGFGNFGGPIIFPYSTFSGRGGSSGSWGGGGDSGGGFGGFGGGSFGGGGAGGDY; via the coding sequence ATGAAAAAATACCTTATTTTTTCTTTATTGCTTTCACTGATTTTCTGCCGGGTACTTGCGCAGGATATTCCTGCCAAACCTAATCCGCCAAGATTAGTGAACGACTTTGCCAAACAGCTGAATGCTACCGAAGTCGAGCAACTGGAACGAAAGCTGGTGGCATACAATGACTCTACGTCTTCCCAGATCGTTGTTGTTGTTGTACCAACCACAGGAGATTATCCAATTGCTGATTATGCACTTAAATTAGGAAGAGAATGGGGTGTTGGCCAAAAGGACAAGGACAACGGTATTGTTATCCTCTGGGCGTCAACGGACAGGAAAATATATATTAGTGTCGGGTATGGTATGGAGGGAGTTGTTCCTGACGCCATTGCAAAGCGTATTATATCCCAGATTATTACTCCCGATTTCAAAAATGGCATGTTCTATCGGGGCCTTGATCGCGGTGTAGATGAGATTTTCAAATATTCGACCGGCGAATACAAAGCTGAACCAAGTGATGATGACGGAGGTGATTCGATACCGCCGCTCTTTATTTTTGTCATCATTTTTGTAGTTATCCTTTTCATTATTTATCGTAATCGAAATAATGGCGGCGGTGGCGGAAGAGGTGGATTCGGCAATTTCGGTGGACCAATTATCTTTCCATATTCTACATTCTCAGGCAGAGGCGGTTCATCAGGAAGCTGGGGAGGTGGTGGAGATAGCGGCGGGGGATTCGGAGGTTTTGGAGGTGGCAGTTTTGGAGGAGGTGGTGCAGGAGGAGATTATTAG
- a CDS encoding TPM domain-containing protein codes for MAADSLFFGEKEQQRIVEAIQDAEKQTSGEIKVHIEKKCLSENVMDRAKEVFGLLNMHLTQDHNGVLFYLAYEDRKFAVLGDKGIFEKVPEDFWDSTKDLLRSHFSNNHFVEGLCLGINEAGIQLKKHFPYSSDDINELPDDISFGE; via the coding sequence ATGGCGGCCGATTCACTTTTTTTCGGAGAAAAGGAACAGCAACGTATTGTCGAAGCAATACAGGATGCTGAAAAACAAACTTCCGGTGAGATCAAAGTACATATCGAAAAGAAATGCCTTTCTGAAAATGTAATGGACCGGGCAAAAGAAGTCTTTGGGCTTTTGAATATGCACCTTACACAGGATCACAACGGCGTCCTTTTTTATCTTGCTTACGAAGACCGTAAATTTGCCGTTTTAGGAGACAAAGGTATTTTTGAAAAAGTACCGGAAGATTTTTGGGATAGTACCAAAGATCTGCTTCGCAGCCATTTTTCTAATAACCATTTTGTAGAAGGCTTATGCCTGGGCATTAATGAAGCAGGTATACAGTTAAAAAAACATTTTCCTTACAGCTCAGACGACATCAACGAACTTCCTGACGATATTTCGTTTGGGGAATGA
- a CDS encoding LemA family protein: MSKGLIAVIAIFLILGFVGCGKYNGLVGKDEVVKESWARVESQYQRRADLIPNLVNTVKGAADFEKSTLTSVIEARAKATSTTINADQLTPENIAKFQGAQDQLSGALSRLLVSVERYPDLKANQNFLELQAQLEGTENRITVARNDFNTVVKDYNQEVRTFPTNLFAGVFGFAQKGYFTAAAGSENAPTVKF; encoded by the coding sequence ATGTCAAAAGGACTAATTGCAGTCATAGCTATTTTTCTTATTCTTGGATTTGTCGGTTGTGGTAAATATAACGGGCTTGTAGGTAAGGATGAGGTTGTAAAAGAATCATGGGCCAGAGTAGAAAGTCAGTATCAGCGCAGGGCGGATCTTATTCCAAACCTGGTAAATACCGTAAAAGGAGCTGCTGACTTTGAAAAAAGCACTTTAACAAGTGTTATTGAAGCCCGGGCAAAAGCAACTTCTACCACTATTAATGCAGATCAGCTTACACCTGAAAACATTGCTAAATTCCAGGGTGCGCAGGATCAGTTGAGCGGCGCTCTTTCCCGGCTTTTGGTATCCGTTGAGCGATATCCTGATTTGAAAGCTAACCAGAACTTCTTAGAACTTCAGGCGCAATTGGAAGGGACTGAAAACCGTATTACCGTTGCCCGTAACGATTTCAACACTGTTGTAAAAGATTATAACCAGGAAGTCCGTACTTTCCCTACTAATCTGTTTGCAGGTGTTTTCGGATTTGCGCAAAAAGGCTACTTTACAGCTGCAGCAGGCTCTGAAAATGCTCCGACTGTAAAATTCTAA
- a CDS encoding deoxyribodipyrimidine photo-lyase, translating to MTQRIVYWFRNDLRLNDNEALFAAVNTAQEVIPVYVFDPRQFENTRLGFRRTGVLRAQFLIECIIDLRNRLREKGGDLLIRIGDPEKIIAQLADTYNADYVYTSKEIAPEETRIESSLSKKLKVSNVDIKLFWMDTLSPIMDLPFPISKLPGGFLNFQNTIKHHLKIKKPFAEPGHIALPSEYEAGIIPSLPMLGIDPQEMAGSNIETETFKRGGETVALARVDMFIKDCIENNLNPDFKDYITDSQLANWLSLGCISARFIYDTVTERLQDHPVTDIVVNNLLARDYFHWTLLRFGPRLFKPSGIKHNFNQQWHNDAAMFEKWKSGDTDNPDVNEIMIKLVSTGDLYYSERETAAAYLVKNCEINWTWGAMYFESFLIDYEVSVNWGRWNNLAGVGAD from the coding sequence ATGACTCAACGAATTGTTTATTGGTTTAGAAATGACCTTAGACTAAATGATAACGAAGCACTATTTGCCGCCGTAAATACGGCCCAGGAGGTTATTCCTGTTTATGTATTTGATCCACGCCAGTTTGAAAATACAAGATTGGGTTTCCGTAGAACCGGTGTATTACGTGCACAGTTTTTAATAGAATGTATAATTGATCTCAGGAATCGTTTACGTGAAAAAGGAGGCGATTTATTGATCCGTATTGGTGATCCTGAAAAGATCATAGCCCAGCTTGCTGACACTTATAATGCCGATTACGTTTACACAAGTAAAGAAATTGCTCCTGAAGAAACCAGGATTGAGTCATCTCTAAGTAAAAAACTGAAAGTAAGTAATGTAGACATCAAGCTGTTCTGGATGGATACCTTGAGTCCAATTATGGATTTGCCTTTCCCCATTTCTAAATTGCCAGGTGGCTTTCTTAATTTTCAAAATACAATAAAGCATCATTTAAAGATCAAGAAGCCTTTCGCCGAACCAGGACATATTGCGTTACCTTCGGAATATGAAGCAGGAATAATCCCCTCATTGCCTATGCTCGGAATTGATCCTCAGGAAATGGCCGGTTCAAATATAGAAACAGAGACGTTCAAACGCGGAGGTGAGACAGTAGCTTTGGCAAGGGTTGATATGTTTATTAAAGATTGTATTGAAAATAATCTGAACCCTGATTTCAAGGATTACATCACCGACTCACAATTAGCCAACTGGCTTTCATTGGGCTGTATTTCTGCCCGCTTTATATATGATACGGTTACGGAACGTTTGCAGGATCATCCGGTGACCGATATAGTTGTGAATAATCTTTTAGCCAGGGATTATTTTCACTGGACTTTGCTTCGCTTTGGGCCGAGGTTATTTAAACCAAGCGGAATCAAGCACAATTTTAACCAGCAATGGCATAATGATGCTGCAATGTTTGAAAAATGGAAAAGCGGAGATACAGATAATCCTGACGTAAATGAGATTATGATAAAACTGGTTTCAACCGGTGACCTGTATTATTCTGAACGTGAAACCGCAGCTGCTTATCTGGTTAAAAACTGTGAAATTAACTGGACCTGGGGAGCCATGTATTTTGAAAGTTTCCTGATTGATTACGAAGTATCCGTTAACTGGGGAAGATGGAATAATCTGGCCGGAGTCGGGGCTGACTAA
- the rpsL gene encoding 30S ribosomal protein S12 — translation MPTISQLVRKGRETITWKSKSPALDSCPQRRGVCTRVYTTTPKKPNSALRKVARVRLSNNKEVNAYIPGEGHNLQEHSIVLIRGGRVKDLPGVRYHIIRGALDTAGVSGRKQRRSKYGAKRPKPGQVAAAPTKGKKK, via the coding sequence ATGCCAACTATTTCACAATTAGTCCGTAAAGGTAGAGAGACCATTACATGGAAATCAAAGTCACCGGCTTTGGATTCTTGCCCTCAGCGTAGGGGTGTGTGTACCAGGGTGTACACCACAACGCCAAAAAAACCGAACTCAGCACTTCGTAAAGTAGCTCGTGTTCGTCTATCCAACAACAAGGAGGTAAATGCTTACATCCCTGGGGAAGGACACAACTTGCAGGAGCACTCGATCGTATTGATCCGTGGTGGTCGTGTTAAAGATTTACCGGGTGTTCGTTACCACATTATCCGTGGTGCATTGGATACTGCAGGTGTAAGCGGACGTAAACAACGTCGTTCTAAATACGGTGCTAAGCGTCCTAAACCAGGGCAAGTTGCTGCTGCACCAACAAAAGGTAAGAAAAAATAA